The following proteins come from a genomic window of Aquimarina sp. MAR_2010_214:
- a CDS encoding ABC transporter permease, which translates to MVNIKKLFELRGNLESKDKIVLTIIGAVILIVLWFVMAEFLSKSVITQDESIDISKFAQKERVYYESDSLLIANYDVLEQMSTKELESFGLKKNKVYPLLPSPIKVIKAFPDLNQHDDVIGNTFYSIKLNFLGYLLAILVSIPIGFILGLIPLFRGLFSQIINSYRFIPLTAVTGIFIMWLGLGSEMKVSFLAFGIIVYLIPVVVQRIDEVQNVYLNTVFTLGATSWQTIRTVYIPYVFSKIIDDIRVLTAISWTYITIVEMLNKGGGIGELIWTAKRQSRIDKAFAILIIIVVIGILQDRLFVMIDRILFPFKHINKGNKH; encoded by the coding sequence ATGGTAAATATCAAAAAACTATTTGAACTAAGAGGAAACCTCGAATCAAAGGATAAAATTGTTCTTACTATAATAGGAGCAGTTATTCTTATTGTATTATGGTTTGTTATGGCAGAATTTTTATCAAAATCTGTCATTACTCAAGATGAATCTATAGACATTTCTAAGTTCGCGCAAAAAGAAAGAGTATACTATGAAAGTGATTCTCTTCTTATCGCCAATTATGATGTGTTGGAGCAGATGAGTACAAAAGAATTAGAATCGTTTGGTTTAAAAAAGAACAAAGTATACCCTTTACTTCCGTCTCCAATAAAGGTAATAAAAGCCTTTCCCGATCTTAATCAACATGATGATGTTATTGGGAATACCTTTTACTCTATCAAGCTTAATTTTTTGGGATACCTGTTGGCTATTCTGGTATCTATTCCTATTGGGTTTATATTGGGATTGATTCCTTTGTTTAGAGGATTGTTCAGCCAGATTATCAATTCATATCGATTTATTCCGCTCACAGCGGTAACAGGGATTTTTATTATGTGGCTGGGACTTGGTAGTGAAATGAAAGTGTCTTTCTTAGCATTTGGTATAATTGTGTATTTAATTCCGGTAGTCGTCCAGCGAATAGACGAAGTACAAAATGTATATCTTAATACTGTTTTTACATTGGGAGCCACTTCCTGGCAAACGATTAGAACAGTATATATACCTTATGTGTTTTCAAAGATTATCGATGATATCAGAGTGCTTACGGCAATTTCATGGACTTATATCACCATCGTAGAAATGCTTAATAAGGGTGGCGGTATTGGTGAATTGATTTGGACCGCTAAAAGGCAAAGTAGAATAGACAAAGCATTTGCCATACTTATTATTATAGTGGTTATTGGGATTTTGCAAGATCGACTCTTTGTAATGATCGATAGAATATTATTTCCTTTTAAGCACATAAACAAAGGCAACAAACATTAA